From Arcticibacter tournemirensis, one genomic window encodes:
- the mnmA gene encoding tRNA 2-thiouridine(34) synthase MnmA, whose product MSKHGRILVAMSGGVDSSVASVMLHEQGYEVIGLTMKTWDYASSGSSSKETGCCSLDSINDARSLAVAYGFPHYILDIRSEFGDFVIDNFVAEYLAGRTPNPCVLCNTHIKWEALLKRADKLDCEFIATGHYANIRLENTGRYVISKGKDENKDQSYVLWGVSQRNLARTKFPLGSFTKAEIRQMALDMGQAELAKKSESYEICFVPDNDYRAFLRHRVEGLDEQVQGGNFILSDGSVVGRHEGYPFYTIGQRKGLGIALGQPMFVKEIMPESNTVVLGTQDELKKVTAMVRGLNLIKYDHITEPLEAITKIRYKDSGTMSTIVEEDGLMKVNFHHAVSGIAPGQSAVFYEDNDLLGGGFLL is encoded by the coding sequence ATGAGTAAGCACGGAAGAATTTTGGTTGCAATGAGTGGAGGGGTCGATAGCTCCGTGGCCTCTGTCATGTTACACGAACAGGGGTATGAAGTAATTGGGCTTACCATGAAAACATGGGATTATGCATCGTCCGGATCATCTTCGAAGGAGACTGGCTGCTGCAGTCTCGACTCCATTAACGACGCCCGCTCGCTCGCCGTTGCTTATGGATTTCCTCACTATATACTGGATATCCGCAGCGAGTTCGGGGACTTTGTGATCGACAATTTCGTAGCCGAATATCTTGCCGGACGCACGCCCAACCCCTGTGTGCTTTGCAATACTCACATTAAGTGGGAAGCGTTGCTTAAGCGGGCAGACAAGCTTGACTGCGAATTTATCGCCACCGGCCACTATGCCAATATTCGCCTTGAAAATACAGGGCGTTATGTTATATCCAAAGGGAAAGACGAAAACAAGGACCAATCCTACGTTCTTTGGGGTGTATCCCAGAGAAATCTTGCGCGAACGAAGTTTCCGCTTGGAAGTTTTACCAAGGCAGAGATCCGGCAGATGGCGCTCGACATGGGGCAGGCAGAACTTGCTAAAAAAAGTGAGAGTTATGAAATCTGTTTTGTTCCCGATAATGATTACCGCGCCTTTTTACGCCATCGCGTAGAGGGATTGGACGAACAGGTACAGGGCGGCAATTTTATATTGAGCGACGGATCGGTTGTAGGGAGACATGAAGGTTATCCATTTTACACTATAGGCCAACGCAAAGGACTAGGCATTGCTTTAGGCCAGCCTATGTTCGTTAAGGAGATTATGCCCGAGAGCAATACTGTAGTTCTTGGAACACAGGATGAATTAAAAAAGGTTACCGCCATGGTAAGAGGACTTAACCTTATTAAATACGACCATATCACGGAGCCTTTGGAAGCAATAACAAAGATAAGATACAAAGATTCCGGAACCATGAGCACTATCGTTGAAGAAGACG